The nucleotide window CAATGGATAAACATACTACCGAGCGATTTGATTTCTTTGAAAAGCAGATTGCGATAATTCCGGAGGTAATTGAGTGTTTGCTAATTACCGGGCAGTCAGCCGATTATATGCTAAAAATACTGGTAACTGATTTGGAACATTATCACCAAATCTTACTTGGCAAAATTACCAAAATTCCCGGAGTAAGCGGTGTTCATTCGAGTTTTGTGCTCAATAGAATTATAGAGAACCGTCCGATTCCGATTTATTAGTTTAAGCGAATTAAGCATTATAAAATATGAATTTCTTGGTTTTATAAGCTACTTGCATATGTTGCGCCCACCTAGGTTGAACGATGGACTTATCATAGTAATAGATCATATTATCTGGGGTTTTAAATTGATTACTCTGATCTTGTGATTTATTTATATTTTCAAAAGCCCGAACTAATTGTGTGCTATCATCAATTTTATAATATGCAAGCATATCATTATAGCTATTAAATTGCAGCTTCTTCTGGGTTGAATTAGTCCAGCTAAATTGATTTTTAGCAAAAATAATATCACAAGCAGTCTTATGGCTATCATGCATCCGGTTTATAACTACCCGATTTACTAACTGACATTCTTTATCTGATGCACTACGGCATTCTTTGTATAGATTAATTGCCATACATAAACTTGCTGTAACTACTAACATTTTTCTTCCTTTTGAATAACCATTATTACTTATATTAGATCTTAACCAATAAACATGAGTTTTTGATATAGCTATTTCTGCAATTTATCTATCCATTTTTGCTATGATCTTAAAAAATCATATTTATTTGGCTTTTCAAAATCGTATAGGTAGATTGCGTAGTTAGCTATATTCAGTCTATGTGATGAATTGTTAATATAGCGTCATGGGAAATAAAAAGCCCGGTAAGCAAAAAAGTAAAAAACATACGTCAAGGAGACATCAAATGAAAAAACTACTTATCGCTTTAGCTGCAATTGGTTCAGTAAATGCTTTTGCAAGTAATATAAATGTTCAGTTACAAAATAATACAGTATGCCCGGTATCAGTAAATGGTAGTACAGTAGCTCCTGGTGGTACAGGCACAGCAACAATAAATTCAGATGGTACATATGCAGTAACCGAATATGCTTCATATTCCGATGGTTCATACCATTGTGAGATAGCAGCTGGTTCAGTGCTATTATCAACAGCGGGGAATCACTCAGGAGCAAAAGAAGATGATTCGTTTACTCTGACTGCAATCCAAGGGAGTTCATTCTCGACAATCAGTAACCCATTTGGTGGTGTACTACAGGTTGACGGGCAAAGCCAGCCATTAAATAATGCTTCAATTAAATTATCCGCTGGTCAGACACATAATGCGGTTCTGACAGTAAATGGTGGTGGAGTTATTCCATCAAGTGAGAAACCAAAGCCAGTACAACCGGATTACCAATACCCAAGTGTAATTCGAGCAACAATAACTAATAATACAACCTGTCCGATGATGGTACTGGGTGGTCCAACAATCCAAGCTGGGGAAACAGCAAGAAACATTACGCTAGGTGCAACCAGTGCTCTTCTAGAGAAGATGGATGGACCAACTGGGAAATGTGCATTGTCGGCAACAGCAAGTGTTTATTATGATCGTGCAACAGTAACTCCAGCTACTAATGGTAAAGTTACATTAGAGCAAAGCCCATTAGAGAACAAAGGTTCTTACTTTAAGATTAGTGCAGTATCAGGTAATCAAAGTGGATCAACGACATCAAAATCAGCAGGAACATTCCTAAACCATGCGTTTAATGATGAAGTAGAGAAGAACAATCCTGCAGTAAATATAGCAGTAGGTACACATATCAATCCTGAGCCAACGCCACAAGCAGGGGTATATCCGGAAGGTTACCCTAACTATAAGGCAGGTGATCGTATTAAGGGTACAGATGGTAAGACTTATGAGTGTAAACCATTTCCTTACACCGGATGGTGTAATCAGGCTCCATCGGTTTATGCACCGGGAACAGGGACTAGCTGGTCAGATGCATGGACAGTGGTAAGTAATAGTGTATCTGTAGCAGGTGCAGGACATAGTTTCTGGTAAACACAGTAAGTACATAGAAACAAAGATAGTATAAAGATCCTTGACGACCACCGTAGTTTACGGTGGTTGTTTTCTTTTGCTATTAGACTTTTAAGAAAATTATTCACGAATAATTGCAAAATCTTGATAAAGTTTTGCCGTTGCCAATAATTTAGCCATTTTTATCTGGGTGAGTAGAATCTCATAATAGTCAATTCGTACTAGGCATTTAGTGTATTCTAGTTTGCTACTGATGCCAGTATTGAATCTGGTACTTTCGAGCGCGCAAGATTTATTTATATAGTCAAGCGCGCGGGTATTATCATCAAGCTGTTTTGAAAATTGGTTATGGGCAGAAATGTCATTGTCAACATCGCGTAAGGCAGCTTCAACCGTTTGCAGATAATTATAATAAACCTGCTTGTAAATAGCATTACTGGCAGCAATATCAGCAAATATTTGTGCATTTAAGATTGGCACGCTTATCATGGACTGTTTCAGATCACCGGGAACATAACCATAGCCTTCATTTTGTGAAGCATCGCGATAGAAATTACTAAAATTAATTGTTGGTAATAGTTCTGACTGTGCTACGCCAATTCCAGCATTGGCTGCTTCAAGACGCGCTGTTACCTCCGCTACATCTGGGCGGTTATTTAATACTGTAAGCGGCAAATTGCCTGGGATCAGTATATTCGGTGCAAGATTATTAAATGTATTTTTATGAATTATCTTCCCAGGATTTTGGTTCGTTAGGAAGCGTAATGCATTTTGACTTAATACAATATTATGCCTGATTATTTCGAGTTTTGACCTGATTTCAGCAATTTCAGCGCTACTTACAAATGGTTCTTTTTCGGAGCTAACGCCAGTAGTAAATCGTTGTTGGTTAAGAGCTAATACCATCTCCATATCCGACAGAAGCTTTTGATATAAGACTTCCTCTCGTTCATATGCAAGAAGGCTAAAGTAACTAATTGCAACCTGATAAATTACTTCTAGCTGGACACGGGTTTTTGCAAACATGATTGTATTTACAATATATTCTGCTTGTTTTTGTTGCTGAATTAGCTGAAACACATTAATTGTATAATTGGCAAAACCCCCAAAAAAGTAACCAAGATTACCCATCGCTGGGAATGATGAATAACCAGTCATGGCAGTCAAATTTGGTATCCATGCAAATTCGATCCTTTTTAACTGAGCATTTGCCAGTTCAACACTTGCCCCCGCTATTTGTAACTGATTATTTTGTTGGAAAGCAGACTCCATCAGCTGATTTAGTGTATTGTCGCTATATTTATACCACCAATAATTACCACTTTCGCTAGTATTAATTTTGCTATTGGTTGCGACCTCTTTACTTGAAGATGACCAGTTGTTATTAACTTCTGCTTTTGCTGTTGGTCGGTCGGGGGAGACGAGGCTACAACTGCCAAGAAGAATAGTGAGAATGATAGTTAGCTGTTTCATTATTGTTGAGCCTGCAAAATTTTTTGGGTTTGAGCAAGAATTTGTTCGCTACCACTATTAACCTCCAAGAGGAGGTTTTTTAGTTTATGTTCTGTAAATATAGGGTGGGAATCAATCGCATAACCCAAAGCAAATAACTTTAACTTATATTGCCTAATTAGCATTGGTAAGGCTTGATAATGTTTGCCAATTTTTTCCCTAAATTGATTTCCCTGTTCAAGAATTGCGCTTTTAAAGCTATTTTCAATAGTTACTGTTAAAAGGTTAAGGCTATTAAAGTGCATAATCAGTTCAAGTTCTTGATTTTTATTTAAGGTAGAGCGATTGAGAGAGTTAAAGTGAAGTTGGGCTTTAGCAATAATACTATCAAGCCTAGTTATGGCATCATTAAATTCATATAGACCATAATTTTTGCGATGAGTAAAAAAGAAATCCCCACACCCGGCTAAGATGATGCCAATAACTATTGTCATAAAGCGGGCAACAAAGTACGCTGAAAAATGGTAATTGCCGTATTGCATATATTCAAGAAATAGTCCAAGATTGATATTTAGAAATGCAATATTTCGCGAAAAATTATGAATCTGAAAAAAATTGGCAGCTGCTAGTGATAAAGGAATAATTAGAAAAATCAGTCCACTATTTATGTCTAAAAGTAGCCAGATAGGAATAAAGAGTACCAAACCATGAACACTACCCCAAAAGACTCCGCTAATTCGTTCCTTAATTTGCTGGCTATCCATTGGTAGCATGATGGCAAGAACGGTTGCTGAAACCCAGAATGCAAATGGAATATGACTATAAAAGCTTATGAAGAGACTAATTGTAAAAATTAGTGTATTATGAATTAATCTTGAGTATTTTAGCGATTTGATATGCATAAGCTATTCCATAGTTGACTAATTTCATGAAGAATTTGCCATAGATTTCTGATGTCGCTATTTGGTGCAGTGTACTGATTTCTTACAATTTGCTCAATCAAATCAGCTGGGATACTATTATGTTCTTTAAATATTGGATAAGCAGTTTTTAGCCAGCTAAAAAGATTACTCAAGCAGCCATTCTGGTTGTACTTTGCATAGTTGCTATATGTGAGTGCTATCCCAAAATAGAATTGATTGATTTTTGTGGTACAATGCTGAAAGTCTTTCTCGTGTTTGGCTACCTTAGTAAAGCCAAGACTATTATTCATTCTGATTACACAATCACCATGAAATATCACATTTCCTGATTTATTTATAACTATTAACTCTAATTGATCTATGATCCGTTTTAACACCATATTTGCTGAATTAAACCATATCTGATGATAATATTTCGCCGGAATCAGTTGTAAGCTTAGATAGGCGATAATCCCGGCAACCGCCATTGAAATACAGCGATTAACCGCAACATAAAATTGCCCGGCACCACCTACAAGAATTGTCAGAAAACTTAGCACAAAAACAGGTGGAATCAATCCACGATATTGGGTAAACCCAGTAAATGAGGTTACAGTCATTAGGGCAAAATATAGCGCAAAAGAAAATACCAGCAGAGCATAAGTATTATATTTTTCTGCGATTGTGAAGCCAAAAACTCCACAAGCAGTAAATACCATGAAAACTATAAAAGTGCTATTTCTTTGTTGAAATGAGTTTATATTGTTAAGATGTGCAGCGCCAATTGCCAAAACTGCTGGGATAACAAAGAAAAAAGTCTGGTTAAGGCTGAAATTCAGATTGTAAATATTAAAGCATGACAGAATAATATAGATATATAACGATACAATGACGGAGATTCGACCATTACCGTATGCATCATAGTTTTTAAACTGGGTATAACCTGCACTTAGAAAGGAATTCATTGTGAAAGTCCGGTAGTTGTGATAACATCAGTTGCGTGAAATATATACATACATGCTTGCGCCCACATTTAGCGGAAATTTTGGGTCAGGATCGAGAATTTTAATCTGTACTGGAAAACGCTGTGGTAATAGTACCCATTCATTTTCTCGCGCTACTTTTTGTAACTGGCTTCTTGGGTTCGTTTCCTGCCGTTCAACCGACCAGTTGGTTGATAAGACTAGGCCATGAAACACTTTTTGCCCAAGATACATCCGAGGAATAATTGTTGCCTTATCGCCTGCACGGATTAGACGCAGATCAGTTTCAGTAAAATTTGCCTGAATATAAATATCACTGGTATCAACAAAAGAAAAGATTGGATCATGAATTTTTATCGGTGTATAAAGTGACAGATACATATTCTGAATTATCCCGTCACTGGCAGCCCTGACGACTGTTTCATCAAGATTGACTTTGGCAACTCCAGCCAATGCTTCAAGCCGCTTAATTTTCTGTTCCTGAACTTTCAGATTACTTTTATCTACGGCTACTTTTTGTTTTAATGCAATAAAATTATTATACGCAGTTTTGGTGTCATAATTAAGGTTATCCACATCAAGCTTAGCTACGGCATAAGTCTGATAGGCTGCTTGATAACTTTTTAGGTCATTGGCTAATTTTTTGTAGGTTTGTTCGGCCGCATTTTGGCTAGCAACATCTTGTGCTAATTGCTCACTGATGGTGGTATATTCATGTTTTGCTACTTCTACATCAGCTAGTGCTGCTTTATAGGTATATTCATATGGTTTTTGAAATACGATAAATAAGGGATCACCTTTTTTCACTTTTTGCCCATTAACTACAAAAAGATCAGTTACATATCCTGAGACATCGGCTGCGACGGGACGAATATTGGCAACAATAAAAGCATTATCCGTAATCGGGTATAAGAATGAAAATAAATAAGTAATTGCGCTAATAATACCAACGATTAAAACGAATTTGGGGAAGTTTATCCATTCAAGAAATTTTTGCATCTGTACTTTAATAAATAAATGTTGTAATTTAACTCAGAGTTTTAATTTAATTTTGCTTCCCAGCTTATCAATTGCTGCTCTATCACCCTGATGTGTAACTGTATAGTTATTTAGTGTTTTTGGCTTGCAAATTATAGCATATATATACGTAAACAGATTGAAGTTCATTGATATTGCCTGATTTTTACTTGCAACTTTGCAAACCATAATTATTTATCTTCTCATGATTCTTCTGATTAGCTGATATCTGCCGACTTGGTTGTTTCACCGAGGCAGATAAAAAGACTATTTATAATTAATGGAACTGGAATAATTATTAACGCAACTATCAAATTCTCATGGTTTACTGTCAGATTTGAATTTTCTAGTGTAATTACGGGCATTAATTTGCCAATTAATGTGCTAATAATCGTTGTTCCAGTTAATAGTGCAAGAATCCAGTAGCTTTTATAAATAATACAGTATCCAGTGATTATGATTATTATCGATAAGGCAAGCTTTAACGATGTAATCATAATCGGGATGTTAGCTAGTAATAAGGCAGTAAAATTTATATAACGATGATTCATTTTATTAACTATGATTTGTTTTAAGAACGTTATGGAACACAAATCTTGTCATCATAATTAAGACCCAGCTTACAACAATAGTTGCAAATGCCATTTCGGCTAGCCCGATTTGATGCCAAAACTGTCCACTAAGTGTATTCAAACCAATAAAATGAGAGTATTTGATTAGCGCAGTAGCTCCAATTGCTAGCGGAAATGTAAATGATGCATAAATTGGCATAAAACGAATCCGATAGTGATTGATTCTAATCATTGAAATTATAACTAATGATGTCATCATTAACGATAAAGATAATAAAACTCCAACAACAATCTGGCTTGGCTCATTAAAGGCAGTAAGATAACCAGCGAGACATAGGCTTGCTGGAGCACCCATGATAGCAAAGGATGGAAGTTGGGCGTCTTGAATTCTATCACCAAATATCAGACGGTACATCATGACTGGTAGTAATAAAATATAGCAAATAAAACCAAAGTAAAATATTGTATGGGTAATAAATTCTGCCTGCATTGCCTCGCCTGTCACACAAGCTACAATTATACCCACAGGTGGAACAAACCAGCTCGGCAACATATGATTTAGGTCAAAATCTTTGTAACGATGATATATGAAGCTAATTGCAAAAAATAAGTGGAAAAGAATTGCTAGATACCACATTCCTTTTCCAACTATTTGATTATGTTTGACAATAATACTGGCAATTACCATTAATGCCATATCAAAAGCTGGGATAAAACTGCCTGCTACAGGATGACTGATTTCATTCCAAAGTACTTTTGGATGTGATAATTTCTTTATTGCTACCATCAATAATATCAATAAGGCAATCATCGCACAAATATAGCGTAAGCTAGAATGAACTTCGTTAGCAAGGACATTACCCAATCCTGCAGTTCCCAGAGCCAAACCAGATACTGCTACTGGCAGGTTTTTAAGTTTACCGACAAATGTTTTCACGTTTATTTCTCCTTTTGATTTATAACGTTATTTTAGGTTAAAGGATAGACTATCAACAATAGATAAATTTACTACTATCAATACTTGCATACAATTTAAATATTTTACATCACATAGTTACCTGTAGCGTTCTTTGGTAGACTCTTTATCCTTAACCCTTGTCACGAATGCCCACGAATAACAATTGATACCCACCAAATTGGATGGTAGTATCATTTTCCTTTAATCGCTATAATTCCGTAATAAAAAACCTACTCTAAAATCCAGCTATCAATAAGCATTAAAAGTATTCTTCAGTGAATTTCAGACTTTAAATAGAATATAAAAAAGAGAAATTGGCGTAGGAGCGAAGAGTATAATTACGCTATATTTTAACCTTTATCAGGAATCTATCGATGAAACGTAGCCCCGTGCTAGTTATAATGGTAATGTTGACTTTTTTTGCTATTTCTTTTCTAACTAATATAATCGGTCCGATAATGCCTGCTGCCAATGAAAGCTTTCATATGAGTTTATGGCTAGCTGGGTTTTTACCATTTGCATTTTTTATTGCTTATGGAGTTGGATCTCTACCAACTGGCTACTTCACTGATATTTATGGAACTAAATCAATTACGCTACTTGGGATGCTGTTTGCAATTATCTCTTGCTGGTTATTTACACTTATTCATACCTTGCCAGTTTATCTGATTTCGCTCTTTTTTATGGGGCTGGGTATGGCATTATTACAGGTAGTAATAAATCCGCTTTTACGCACAGCTGGTGGTGAAGAGCATTATTCTTTCTTTTCAGTAATGGCGCAGATGATTTTTGCTTGTGGCTCGTTTGGTTCGCCATATGTTTACTCATATTTGGTTACTAAGTTACCTGCTGCGGAATCTGGTGGGGATAAATTTATCAGCTTACTTGCATCAGTTGCTCCTGCTACTATGCCATGGGTCGCATTCTATCTGGTATCCGGGATTATGTTTGCAATATTATTTGTGATTATTGCTATTACCAAATTTCCAAAAGTAGAACTAAAAGAAGATGAACGAGTTGAAGGGTTAGCAATAGTCTTTGAGTTATTTAGAAGTAAAACTGTATGGGTTTATTTTATTGGTATATTTGCCTACGTTGGTACCGAGCAAGGTGTTGTTGTTTGGATTTCAAAATTTCTTGAGACTTATTATAATGCCAGTCCAGATACTATTGGTGCGCATATTTCGGCGTTATTCTGGGCAGGGCAAGCACTCGGATGTATCCTTGGCATGTTTCTGATAAAACTTCTTGATCAAAGAGTGTTGCTTGGTGCTTTCATCATTCTTGGTATCATTATGTTAAGCTGTGCTTTATTTGGTGGTTACGAGATGGCTTTATTTGCCTTTCCTGCATTTGGTTTCTGTACTTCAGTAATGTATCCGGGTGTTTTATCTCTAGGGCTTAATTCATTAAGTAAACATCATGGTACTTTTGCGGGTATTCTCTGTACAGGGATTATTGGAGGTGCAATTATACCTTTTGCAGAGGGTATCATTGGTGACATGATTGGTTTAAAATATGGTATGTGTCTAGTCTATCTGACTCTAGGCTATATGTTCTGGATTGCTCTTGTAGCCAAGCCATTCATAAAAAATAAAACGATTTTCACAAAAGATAAATAATTCCTAGGGGTAATGATGAAAGATATTAAAGTAATCGGGGTTGATATGGGGGCAAGTAATGTTCGTGCTGGACTTGTCCAAAATGGCAAAGTAATTAAATTAGCCAAAGCTGCACTGCCAGATAGCAAGGAATATGATCTAGTTATGCAGACAATATTTGATTGCATTGATCAGGTGTTTGATCCCGAAGTTAGAGGAATCGGCGTTGGTGTTCCGAGTGTTGTAGATCGGGCTAGTGGCGTAGTCTATGATGTGCAGAATATACCATCATGGAAAGAAGTACCATTAAAAGCTGTTTTGGAAGAGCGTTATTCATGTCAAGCATTTATTAATAACGATGCTAATTGTTTTGCGATTGGTGAACGGTTATTTGGCAAAGGGCAGCAATATAAGAACTTTGTTGGCGTTGCCATTGGCACGGGTATTGGTGGTGGAATTATTAATAATGGCAAGCTTCTTCTTGATGTAAATTGCGGTTCGGGAGAATTTGGCGAGATACCATATCTAGATAGCAAATTTGAAGATTATTGTAGCGGAGTATTTTTCCGTAAGAAACATAACTCTGATGGTGAAACAATTTTTAATCTGGCGCGTTCTGGTGATGCCTCTGCTATAAAAATCGCTAATGAATTTGGTAGTCACTTGGGTAAATTAATCTACTCTATCATTCTTGCATTTGATCCGGAAGCAATTTTGATCGGAGGCTCAATCGCGAAAGCCTATGATATCTACAAAGAAGCTCTTTTTAGTGAATTAGCAAAATTCCCATACCCAAGAACGATTAAAAAGCTAACCATAGAATGTAGCGATATTTCTGATATTCAGATTCTTGGTTCTGCTGCACTTTATTTTAATGAAATAAGCTAAACATTTGGTTTTTATCCAAATAGAAACTGTTAGCGGTTAAATTTCTATTATTCATATGTGTGTACTACAGCTATTGATAGATGCCTAGGTGTGATGATTTCGTTTGCATATTTTATGAGAGTAGGACTGGAGATTTGTAAATCAAACAAAAAGTGATCGGACTTACTAATATATTAGCTGCACTCCTACTCATTGATAATAACGTCGAAATTTGAAATCTCAAAGCCATGCCTTACGGTATAGGCAAAAAAATAGTCGATGCGGAATGCATGGCTGACCACTTGTTTTTGTATGAGTTTGTAATTCTTTACACATTATTATCCATAAAACCATTCAACCATATGATTTAATTAAAAGCTTAGTTATTACATATCTAATTTGACAAATTACTAAATGTAGTGTTAATATCAGTATGTAACCACAATATATCGTTTTGGAGTATCTTATGGAAAATTATGTAACAGCGGAAATTAAAATTTTAAACAAGCTTTTTGAGATTTGCCAACATCCAACGCTTGATGAAATTCGTACAGGAGCTACGCGTTCTAAATTTAATATTAGTCAAGAAAAGTTAACGGAATCATTGACTACAAAAGAAAAAGAACATTTTGCTATGATTATGAATCAGCTGATTGATGACAATTTATTGCGCAGATCATGTATTTTAGCTCAGGAAGTTGGTGCTAATGGTCAAATTCCTTTAATTGACATGGAACAAATTAAGCATGTTGAAAGTCATGTAAATGTTATTTGTGCAACAGAAGAAATTTTGGAAAGATTACAGAAATTAAAAGAAACTCATAAAATTTTGAACTAATAAAGTCAATAAGATGAATTTTGCCACAATTAATAAAAAGCCAGCTATTCCGCTGGCTTCCTGTATTGTTGATACCTTACTGGTAACATCACAAACAATGATAACATCATCTTAAGCTGGTGGTTAATATACCACGGTTGTAAGCCGATTCCTGAAGGATTAATAACTGTTTGTCCGGATAATACCCCACGGCTTAGATGATCAATCCGATTCCAATTAATGTTTTTCCAGCTATCATCTACTATTCCACCAGTATCGCCACTATTTGCATTCCAAGACCAATAGAACCAGTTGTAAATTGGCTGATGTTTGCCGCGTCTTGGCATCATTGCTACTATTTAAGTATGATGCAAAACTATTAAAAAACAGTAAATCACGGTTATCGGTAAATCTTGAGCCAAATTCGCCGTAATACTCCGTTGCTTGCGGCGGAGATAGGTAAATTTAGCTCGCTGGTTTTATTTATGCAAAATTTTTGCTAGCAAATTCCCAGTTAACTAGTTTCCAGAAAGCATCCATATAGTTTGGACGGCTATTACGATAATCAATGTAATAAGCATGTTCCCACACATCACAGGTCAGTAATGGTTTATTTGCCGTAGTTAATGGAGTTGCTGCATTTGAAGTTGACACTAGTTCAAGCTCTCCAGCAGGTGTTTTAACCAACCAACCCCAGCCAGAACCAAATGTACCTACGCAAGTTTGAGCAAAAGCTTTTTTAAACTCATCAAAAGAACCCCATTTATTGATGATAGCGTCCTTTAATGCTCCAGTTGGTTCACCACCACCGTTTGGCGATAGAGAATTCCAGTAGAATGTATGGTTCCAGATTTGAGCAGCATTATTAAAAATGCCACCAGATGATTTTTTCACAATTTCTTCCAAGCTAGCATTTTCAAATTCTGTACCTTTTATCAGGTTGTTTAAATTTGTAACATATGTCTGATGATGCTTACCATAGTGAAATTCAATAGTTTCTTTTGAAATATGTGGTGCAAGTGCGTCGTGTGCATAAGGCAATTGAGGTAATGTATGTTCCATATTTTTATCCTTTAATAGAGTACAAATTAACGGTCAATAGTTTACCATGTAACCGGGTTTTTACCAAAAAATTATTTTTTATTGTTAAATATAATATTTTTTCTGTCCATCTTGGATACAATACTGGGGATGTAGCCGGTATCAATTCCGGAATATGTGTGTTTTTGAAGCTTATTACACAGGATAAAACCATTATGCCAAAAGCAATTTATGCTGGTAGTTTTGATCCGATTACCAACGGTCATTTGTGGGTGATTGATCGTGCTGCTGCGATTTTTGATGAATTAATTGTTGCAGTTGGTGATAACCCGGACAAAAACTACTCTTTTTCCCTCGATGAGCGATTGGGATTACTAAAAGAGACATTGCATCAATATAAAAATATCGAAATAGGGCATTTTAATGGTGAATTTCTGGTTAATTATGCCCAAGGTGTAGGAGCCAGTTTTATTGTGCGTGGTATTCGGAATACTCAAGATTATGAGTATGAAAAAACTATGCGCTATATTAATTCAGACCTTTGTTCCACAATAGATACCATTTTCCTAATGCCGCCGCGAAATTATGCTGAAGTTTCATCGAGTTTGGTAAAAGGATTGGTTGGTACTGCTGGTTGGGAAAAAATTGTTAAGCGTTATGTTCCCGAAACGGTACTGGATGCTTTGAAAGTTAAGAATGGTAGTTAAAAGATGATTAATGATAGTTTATTGAAATTAAATGTGCAATTGTTAAGGGAGGTGTTGGAATTCAAAATCCCAACAGATGCATTACTCTCAAAATTTTTTCGTGAGAATCGTAAGTTACAGTTTACAGATCGGGGTATTATTGCTGAGACAGTTTATACCATTTTAAGAAATTACTATAAGCTGAGTACTGCGATAGAGATAAAAAATACTTTTACCCTGATTGCTTATGTTTGGCTACACTATCTAAAAACTCCTCCTTCTGAGTTATCTAAATTAAAGTCAAT belongs to Aquella oligotrophica and includes:
- a CDS encoding Lrp/AsnC family transcriptional regulator — translated: MILDSYDKAILRAIQEDGKITNQDLADLVGLSPSACLRRVKVLEDSGIVSSYKGILNSNKLGLSLMAIVSISMDKHTTERFDFFEKQIAIIPEVIECLLITGQSADYMLKILVTDLEHYHQILLGKITKIPGVSGVHSSFVLNRIIENRPIPIY
- a CDS encoding cell wall hydrolase, with the protein product MLVVTASLCMAINLYKECRSASDKECQLVNRVVINRMHDSHKTACDIIFAKNQFSWTNSTQKKLQFNSYNDMLAYYKIDDSTQLVRAFENINKSQDQSNQFKTPDNMIYYYDKSIVQPRWAQHMQVAYKTKKFIFYNA
- a CDS encoding TolC family protein produces the protein MKQLTIILTILLGSCSLVSPDRPTAKAEVNNNWSSSSKEVATNSKINTSESGNYWWYKYSDNTLNQLMESAFQQNNQLQIAGASVELANAQLKRIEFAWIPNLTAMTGYSSFPAMGNLGYFFGGFANYTINVFQLIQQQKQAEYIVNTIMFAKTRVQLEVIYQVAISYFSLLAYEREEVLYQKLLSDMEMVLALNQQRFTTGVSSEKEPFVSSAEIAEIRSKLEIIRHNIVLSQNALRFLTNQNPGKIIHKNTFNNLAPNILIPGNLPLTVLNNRPDVAEVTARLEAANAGIGVAQSELLPTINFSNFYRDASQNEGYGYVPGDLKQSMISVPILNAQIFADIAASNAIYKQVYYNYLQTVEAALRDVDNDISAHNQFSKQLDDNTRALDYINKSCALESTRFNTGISSKLEYTKCLVRIDYYEILLTQIKMAKLLATAKLYQDFAIIRE
- a CDS encoding FUSC family protein — its product is MHIKSLKYSRLIHNTLIFTISLFISFYSHIPFAFWVSATVLAIMLPMDSQQIKERISGVFWGSVHGLVLFIPIWLLLDINSGLIFLIIPLSLAAANFFQIHNFSRNIAFLNINLGLFLEYMQYGNYHFSAYFVARFMTIVIGIILAGCGDFFFTHRKNYGLYEFNDAITRLDSIIAKAQLHFNSLNRSTLNKNQELELIMHFNSLNLLTVTIENSFKSAILEQGNQFREKIGKHYQALPMLIRQYKLKLFALGYAIDSHPIFTEHKLKNLLLEVNSGSEQILAQTQKILQAQQ
- a CDS encoding HlyD family secretion protein, translating into MQKFLEWINFPKFVLIVGIISAITYLFSFLYPITDNAFIVANIRPVAADVSGYVTDLFVVNGQKVKKGDPLFIVFQKPYEYTYKAALADVEVAKHEYTTISEQLAQDVASQNAAEQTYKKLANDLKSYQAAYQTYAVAKLDVDNLNYDTKTAYNNFIALKQKVAVDKSNLKVQEQKIKRLEALAGVAKVNLDETVVRAASDGIIQNMYLSLYTPIKIHDPIFSFVDTSDIYIQANFTETDLRLIRAGDKATIIPRMYLGQKVFHGLVLSTNWSVERQETNPRSQLQKVARENEWVLLPQRFPVQIKILDPDPKFPLNVGASMYVYISRN
- a CDS encoding TDT family transporter, encoding MKTFVGKLKNLPVAVSGLALGTAGLGNVLANEVHSSLRYICAMIALLILLMVAIKKLSHPKVLWNEISHPVAGSFIPAFDMALMVIASIIVKHNQIVGKGMWYLAILFHLFFAISFIYHRYKDFDLNHMLPSWFVPPVGIIVACVTGEAMQAEFITHTIFYFGFICYILLLPVMMYRLIFGDRIQDAQLPSFAIMGAPASLCLAGYLTAFNEPSQIVVGVLLSLSLMMTSLVIISMIRINHYRIRFMPIYASFTFPLAIGATALIKYSHFIGLNTLSGQFWHQIGLAEMAFATIVVSWVLIMMTRFVFHNVLKTNHS
- a CDS encoding MFS transporter; amino-acid sequence: MKRSPVLVIMVMLTFFAISFLTNIIGPIMPAANESFHMSLWLAGFLPFAFFIAYGVGSLPTGYFTDIYGTKSITLLGMLFAIISCWLFTLIHTLPVYLISLFFMGLGMALLQVVINPLLRTAGGEEHYSFFSVMAQMIFACGSFGSPYVYSYLVTKLPAAESGGDKFISLLASVAPATMPWVAFYLVSGIMFAILFVIIAITKFPKVELKEDERVEGLAIVFELFRSKTVWVYFIGIFAYVGTEQGVVVWISKFLETYYNASPDTIGAHISALFWAGQALGCILGMFLIKLLDQRVLLGAFIILGIIMLSCALFGGYEMALFAFPAFGFCTSVMYPGVLSLGLNSLSKHHGTFAGILCTGIIGGAIIPFAEGIIGDMIGLKYGMCLVYLTLGYMFWIALVAKPFIKNKTIFTKDK
- a CDS encoding ROK family protein gives rise to the protein MMKDIKVIGVDMGASNVRAGLVQNGKVIKLAKAALPDSKEYDLVMQTIFDCIDQVFDPEVRGIGVGVPSVVDRASGVVYDVQNIPSWKEVPLKAVLEERYSCQAFINNDANCFAIGERLFGKGQQYKNFVGVAIGTGIGGGIINNGKLLLDVNCGSGEFGEIPYLDSKFEDYCSGVFFRKKHNSDGETIFNLARSGDASAIKIANEFGSHLGKLIYSIILAFDPEAILIGGSIAKAYDIYKEALFSELAKFPYPRTIKKLTIECSDISDIQILGSAALYFNEIS